In a single window of the Niabella ginsenosidivorans genome:
- a CDS encoding OmpH family outer membrane protein codes for MKNALLVVNGLLVIAVGFLLYKQFSGSPDSKGPRAGDVLSKDKDSMLNKKVLFAYIDMDTLQEKYIVAKNAQDEIRKKQNEMNASLEAMQKALRTKVAGYQQQGNNMTEEQYMAAKQDVDASQQQFLEKQKNLTDEYNNFVNNKISAVKKKIEDYLKVFNADKTFSFIFSYEPGLFYYKDTAYDITKEVLKGLNDQYANEKK; via the coding sequence ATGAAGAATGCGCTCCTGGTCGTTAATGGGTTACTGGTTATTGCTGTAGGATTTTTGCTGTACAAACAATTCAGCGGAAGCCCGGACAGTAAAGGCCCCCGTGCCGGTGATGTCTTATCAAAGGACAAGGATTCCATGCTCAACAAAAAAGTGCTGTTTGCTTATATTGATATGGACACCCTGCAGGAAAAATATATTGTTGCAAAAAACGCGCAGGATGAAATAAGGAAGAAGCAGAATGAAATGAATGCAAGCCTTGAAGCTATGCAAAAGGCGCTGCGGACAAAGGTGGCAGGCTATCAGCAACAAGGTAATAATATGACCGAAGAGCAGTATATGGCTGCAAAACAGGATGTGGACGCCAGCCAGCAGCAGTTCCTTGAAAAGCAAAAGAACTTAACAGATGAATACAATAACTTTGTGAACAACAAAATATCTGCTGTTAAAAAGAAGATTGAAGATTATTTGAAAGTGTTTAATGCGGATAAGACCTTTTCTTTTATTTTTTCCTATGAGCCTGGGCTGTTCTATTATAAGGATACGGCCTATGATATTACCAAAGAGGTGCTAAAGGGGCTCAATGACCAATACGCGAACGAGAAGAAATAA
- the nusG gene encoding transcription termination/antitermination protein NusG gives MEETNITDNTSPETPQQDTKWYVLRVVSGKERKVKEYLDKEISRSDFDKVVKQVFLPVEKVYKVQNGKKVMRERNYYPGYVMVEVLDGKMTDDLRDLVVNTNSVIHFLGKDNPIALRKAEVNKMLGRMDEMAEAGGVSMVEPFIVGETIKIVEGPFNDFNGVIEEVNDEKKKLKVTVKIFGRSTPVELNYMQVEKIV, from the coding sequence ATGGAAGAAACAAATATAACAGATAATACTTCTCCGGAAACTCCCCAGCAGGATACCAAATGGTATGTTTTGCGGGTAGTTAGTGGTAAAGAGCGGAAGGTAAAGGAGTATCTGGATAAAGAAATTTCAAGAAGCGATTTTGATAAGGTGGTGAAACAGGTGTTCCTGCCTGTTGAGAAAGTTTACAAAGTGCAGAATGGAAAAAAGGTAATGCGGGAACGAAACTATTATCCCGGTTATGTAATGGTGGAAGTGCTGGATGGGAAAATGACCGATGATCTGAGGGATCTGGTTGTAAATACAAACAGCGTTATCCATTTTCTGGGTAAAGACAATCCGATAGCGCTGCGAAAAGCAGAAGTGAACAAAATGCTGGGTCGTATGGACGAAATGGCTGAGGCCGGCGGAGTAAGCATGGTAGAGCCGTTCATTGTGGGTGAAACGATCAAGATTGTTGAAGGGCCATTTAATGATTTTAACGGGGTGATCGAAGAGGTGAATGATGAAAAGAAAAAACTGAAGGTAACAGTTAAGATCTTTGGCCGTTCAACACCGGTTGAGCTGAACTACATGCAGGTTGAAAAAATTGTTTAA
- the secE gene encoding preprotein translocase subunit SecE, with the protein MNKLGNYLKNSYKELTEKVSWPTWSELQQSTMIVLGATILITAVIWLMDFLAGGGLNFLYKILYK; encoded by the coding sequence ATGAACAAGCTTGGAAATTATTTAAAAAACAGCTACAAAGAGCTGACAGAGAAAGTATCCTGGCCTACATGGAGCGAGCTGCAACAGTCTACTATGATTGTATTAGGCGCTACCATTCTGATTACTGCTGTAATCTGGCTGATGGACTTCCTGGCCGGCGGCGGGTTGAATTTTTTATACAAAATCCTTTATAAGTAA
- the tuf gene encoding elongation factor Tu, with protein sequence MSKETFKREKPHVNIGTIGHVDHGKTTLTAAITDILSKKGLAQAKKYDEIDGAPEEKERGITINTAHVEYETATRHYAHVDCPGHADYVKNMITGAAQMDGAILVVAATDGPMPQTKEHILLAAQVGVPKMVVFLNKVDLVDDPELLDLVEMEVRDELTKRGFDGDNTPIIKGSATGALAGDEKWVNAVVELMDAVDSYIPLPPRPIDLPFLMSVEDVFSITGRGTVATGRIERGKIKTGEPVEIVGLMEKPLTSTVTGVEMFRKILDEGEAGDNAGLLLRGIEKKDIRRGMVICKPGSITPHTEFKCEVYVLSKDEGGRHTPFFNKYRPQFYFRTTDVTGEVTLNEGTEMVMPGDNTSLTVKLITPIAMEKGLKFAIREGGRTVGAGQVTEILK encoded by the coding sequence ATGTCAAAAGAGACCTTTAAGAGGGAGAAACCCCACGTAAACATTGGTACCATTGGCCACGTTGACCATGGTAAAACCACTTTGACTGCCGCTATTACCGATATTCTTTCTAAAAAAGGTTTAGCACAGGCAAAAAAATACGACGAAATTGACGGAGCGCCAGAAGAAAAAGAAAGAGGGATCACTATTAATACAGCTCACGTAGAATACGAAACAGCTACCCGTCACTATGCACACGTAGATTGCCCCGGTCACGCTGACTATGTTAAAAATATGATCACTGGTGCTGCTCAGATGGATGGAGCCATCCTGGTAGTAGCTGCTACTGATGGTCCTATGCCGCAAACAAAAGAGCACATCCTTTTGGCTGCACAGGTAGGTGTGCCTAAAATGGTGGTTTTCTTAAATAAAGTTGACCTTGTTGATGATCCTGAACTGTTGGATCTTGTTGAAATGGAAGTACGTGATGAATTAACAAAACGTGGTTTCGATGGCGACAATACTCCGATCATTAAAGGCTCTGCAACCGGTGCTTTGGCTGGTGATGAAAAATGGGTAAATGCGGTTGTTGAATTAATGGATGCTGTTGACAGCTACATTCCGCTTCCTCCCCGCCCGATCGATCTTCCGTTCCTGATGAGCGTTGAAGATGTATTCTCTATTACTGGTCGTGGTACAGTAGCTACCGGACGTATTGAAAGAGGAAAGATCAAAACAGGTGAACCTGTTGAAATCGTAGGTCTGATGGAAAAACCCCTGACTTCTACTGTTACAGGTGTGGAAATGTTCCGCAAGATCCTGGATGAAGGGGAAGCTGGTGATAACGCAGGTTTACTGTTGCGTGGTATTGAAAAGAAAGATATCCGCCGTGGTATGGTAATCTGTAAACCCGGCTCTATCACTCCGCACACTGAATTCAAATGCGAGGTATATGTACTGAGCAAAGATGAAGGCGGACGTCATACTCCGTTCTTTAACAAATACCGTCCTCAGTTCTATTTCCGTACTACAGACGTAACCGGTGAGGTTACCCTGAATGAAGGTACTGAAATGGTAATGCCTGGTGATAACACTTCCTTAACTGTAAAGCTGATCACTCCGATCGCAATGGAAAAAGGTTTGAAATTTGCGATTCGTGAAGGTGGCCGTACAGTAGGTGCAGGTCAGGTAACTGAAATTTTGAAGTAA
- a CDS encoding class I SAM-dependent methyltransferase: MKQNKYDDPSFFESYNRMPRSKEGLNAAGEWYVLQQMLPDLKDKRVLDLGCGLGWHCRYAAGQQAREVVGIDLSEKMLEKARSYSTGSVIRYLRQSIEDIDFAPGSFDVVLSSLALHYVADYESVCRKIFRFLAAGGSFVLSVEHPVFTALATQDWFYDAAGKILHWPVDWYQQEGVRHTSFLGQQVIKYHRTTATLVNTLITAGFMIMNIAEPQPAPEMISRYPEMIDEIRRPVFLMIAAQKP, from the coding sequence ATGAAACAGAACAAATACGATGATCCATCCTTTTTTGAAAGCTATAATCGCATGCCCCGTTCAAAAGAAGGATTGAATGCAGCGGGAGAATGGTATGTGCTGCAACAAATGTTGCCCGACCTGAAAGATAAGCGGGTACTGGATCTTGGCTGCGGTTTGGGATGGCATTGCCGGTATGCAGCCGGGCAGCAGGCGCGGGAAGTGGTTGGGATAGACCTGTCGGAAAAAATGCTGGAAAAAGCCCGTAGCTATAGTACCGGTTCTGTGATCCGTTATTTGAGGCAATCAATTGAGGATATTGATTTTGCACCTGGTTCTTTCGATGTTGTTCTCAGTTCGCTTGCCTTGCATTACGTAGCGGATTATGAAAGTGTGTGCCGCAAAATATTCCGTTTCCTGGCTGCGGGGGGAAGCTTTGTGCTTTCCGTAGAGCACCCTGTATTTACTGCACTGGCTACACAGGACTGGTTTTATGATGCAGCCGGTAAAATACTGCACTGGCCGGTAGACTGGTATCAGCAGGAAGGTGTGCGGCATACCAGCTTTCTGGGGCAGCAGGTCATTAAATATCACCGTACAACAGCCACGCTTGTAAATACGCTGATTACAGCTGGTTTTATGATCATGAATATTGCAGAACCACAGCCTGCCCCGGAAATGATCAGCAGGTATCCGGAAATGATTGATGAAATCAGGAGGCCCGTTTTCCTGATGATCGCGGCTCAAAAACCATGA
- the rpoC gene encoding DNA-directed RNA polymerase subunit beta', which produces MATKKDNRPKAAFSKITIGLASPDTILEKSHGEVLKPETINYRTYKPERDGLFCERIFGPVKDYECACGKYKRIRYKGIVCDRCGVEVTEKKVRRERMGHIKLVVPVVHIWYFKSLPNKIGYLLGMSSKKLETIIYYERYVVIQPGVREDKGQSYGDLLTEEEYLDILDTLPKDNQYLPDDDPQKFIAKMGAEAVHDLLQRIDLDQLSFDLRNSAATETSQQRKADALKRLSVVEAFRDANTRITNRPEWMVMQYIPVIPPELRPLVPLDGGRFASSDLNDLYRRVIIRNNRLKRLMEIKAPEVILRNEKRMLQEAIDSLFDNSRKSNAVKAEGGRALKSLSDVLKGKQGRFRQNLLGKRVDYSGRSVIVVGPEMKMHECGLPKDMAAELFKPFIIRKLIERGIVKTVKSARKLVDKKEAVVWDILENILKGHPVMLNRAPTLHRLSIQAFQPKLIEGKAIQLHPLVTAAFNADFDGDQMAVHVPLSNAAILEAQLLMLASHNILNPQNGTPITLPSQDMVLGLYYITKGKKSTETEKVNGEGKAFYSAEEVIIALNEKRVDLHAWIKVKTIVRNEDTGALEKKLIETTVGRVIFNQFVPEEVGFVNALLTKKNLREIIGDIIEITDVPKTAKFLDDIKQLGFRTAFQGGLSFSINDLIIPDIKEELLENAKSEVDEVWDNYNMGLITNNERYNQIVDIWSRVDTRLTETLIRELSSDKQGFNSVYMMLDSGARGSKQQIKQLAGIRGLMAKPRKSGSTGSEIIENPILSNFKGGLNVLDYFISTHGARKGLADTALKTADAGYLTRRLVDVAQDVVITEEDCGTLRGISISALKDNEDIIEHLADRIEGRTSLHDIYDPHTDELLLEAGTEISPEKARKIEAAGIESIEIRSVLTCESKRGCCVKCYGKNLASGIMAQKGDAVGIIAAQSIGEPGTQLTLRTFHVGGVAGSASVDSTLTAKFEGTIQFDGVRSVVTTNAEGDEVRVVIGRTGEARIIDTKNDRLLITNNIPYGSTLLVKDGQKLSKGDPICSWDPYNNVIIAETDGVLKFENVIEGVTYREEADEQTGHREKVVIETRDKTKIPSIIVEGKENKSYNLPTGSHLMLDDGDEVKAGRVLVKIPRILGKLKDITGGLPRVTELFEARNPSNPAVVSEIDGVVTMGAVKRGNREIIIEAKDGVTRKYLVPLTRQILAQDGDFVKAGSALSDGQISPQDILAIQGPFAVQQYVVNEIQEVYRLQGVRINDKHIEVIVRQMMRKVSIVDPGDTRFLEDDLVDKFEFVDENDFVYEKKVITDPGDSTKLRAGQIISLRELREENSMLRRNDKKPVEFRDAQPATSAPTLLGITKASLGVQSWISAASFQETTKVLSSAAIHGKADEMLGLKENVITGHHIPAGTGLREFENMIVGSKEEYELLQTAREAMSFDEEE; this is translated from the coding sequence ATGGCTACAAAAAAAGACAATCGCCCAAAGGCAGCGTTCTCGAAGATCACCATCGGTCTTGCTTCTCCTGATACCATCCTGGAGAAAAGCCATGGCGAGGTATTAAAGCCTGAAACTATTAACTACCGTACCTACAAACCGGAGCGTGACGGTTTGTTTTGCGAAAGAATATTTGGTCCGGTAAAGGACTACGAATGTGCCTGCGGAAAGTATAAGCGCATCCGTTATAAAGGTATTGTGTGTGACCGTTGTGGTGTGGAAGTTACCGAAAAGAAAGTGCGCCGTGAAAGAATGGGGCATATTAAGCTGGTAGTGCCGGTAGTGCACATCTGGTACTTTAAATCCTTACCGAATAAGATCGGTTACCTGCTGGGAATGAGCTCCAAGAAATTAGAGACCATTATTTATTATGAACGTTATGTAGTGATACAGCCGGGTGTGCGCGAAGATAAAGGGCAAAGCTATGGCGACCTGCTGACAGAAGAAGAATACCTCGATATTCTGGATACCCTTCCCAAAGACAACCAGTATTTACCGGATGATGATCCGCAGAAATTTATTGCCAAAATGGGCGCTGAGGCAGTGCATGACCTGTTACAGCGCATCGACCTGGATCAGTTATCCTTTGATTTAAGAAACTCGGCAGCCACTGAAACCTCCCAGCAACGTAAAGCAGATGCTTTAAAACGTTTGAGCGTGGTGGAAGCTTTCCGTGATGCCAATACAAGGATCACCAACCGCCCGGAATGGATGGTGATGCAATATATACCGGTCATTCCGCCGGAACTGCGCCCGTTAGTTCCTCTGGATGGTGGCCGTTTCGCGTCATCAGATCTGAATGACCTGTACCGCCGTGTGATCATCCGCAACAACCGTTTAAAACGTTTGATGGAGATCAAAGCACCGGAAGTGATCCTGCGTAATGAAAAACGGATGCTCCAGGAAGCGATCGATTCCTTATTTGACAACTCCAGGAAATCCAACGCCGTTAAAGCCGAAGGCGGGCGCGCATTGAAATCACTGAGCGATGTGCTGAAAGGAAAACAGGGCCGTTTCCGTCAGAACCTGCTGGGTAAACGTGTAGACTACTCCGGCCGTTCTGTAATTGTGGTAGGGCCTGAAATGAAAATGCATGAGTGCGGTCTGCCCAAAGATATGGCGGCAGAACTGTTCAAACCATTTATCATCCGTAAACTGATCGAAAGAGGGATCGTAAAAACAGTAAAATCGGCCCGTAAGCTGGTCGATAAAAAAGAGGCTGTTGTTTGGGATATCCTTGAAAATATTTTAAAAGGGCACCCGGTGATGTTAAACCGTGCCCCAACGCTGCACCGTTTGTCCATTCAGGCGTTTCAGCCGAAGCTGATCGAGGGGAAAGCCATCCAGCTGCACCCGCTGGTAACTGCAGCGTTCAACGCAGACTTTGATGGTGACCAGATGGCAGTGCACGTGCCTTTGAGCAATGCAGCTATACTGGAAGCCCAGTTGCTGATGCTGGCTTCTCATAACATCCTGAACCCGCAGAACGGTACGCCGATCACCCTTCCTTCCCAGGACATGGTGTTAGGGCTGTATTATATTACCAAGGGCAAAAAATCTACCGAAACCGAAAAAGTAAACGGTGAAGGAAAAGCGTTCTATTCTGCCGAAGAAGTGATCATTGCTTTGAATGAAAAGCGGGTTGATCTTCATGCATGGATCAAAGTAAAAACGATTGTACGGAATGAAGATACCGGTGCATTGGAAAAGAAACTGATCGAGACCACTGTTGGTCGGGTTATTTTCAACCAGTTTGTTCCGGAAGAAGTAGGTTTTGTAAATGCGTTATTGACCAAAAAGAATTTACGCGAGATCATCGGGGATATCATTGAAATTACAGATGTGCCCAAGACCGCCAAATTCCTGGATGATATTAAGCAATTAGGATTCCGCACTGCGTTCCAGGGTGGTTTATCCTTCAGCATTAATGACCTGATCATTCCTGACATCAAAGAGGAGCTATTGGAAAATGCAAAGAGTGAAGTAGACGAAGTATGGGATAACTACAACATGGGATTGATCACCAACAATGAGCGTTATAACCAGATCGTTGATATCTGGAGCCGTGTGGATACAAGGCTGACAGAAACCCTGATCCGTGAACTGAGCAGCGATAAACAGGGATTCAACTCTGTTTACATGATGCTGGATTCCGGTGCCCGTGGCAGCAAGCAGCAGATCAAACAGCTGGCAGGTATCAGGGGGCTGATGGCCAAACCCAGAAAATCCGGCTCTACTGGTTCTGAGATCATTGAAAACCCGATCCTTTCCAACTTTAAAGGCGGATTGAACGTACTGGATTACTTCATTTCCACACACGGTGCCCGTAAAGGTCTTGCGGATACAGCGCTGAAAACAGCGGATGCCGGTTACCTGACCCGTCGTCTGGTAGACGTGGCACAGGATGTGGTAATTACCGAAGAAGATTGTGGTACCTTACGGGGTATTTCCATCTCCGCCCTGAAAGATAATGAAGATATCATAGAGCACCTGGCCGACCGTATTGAAGGCCGTACTTCCCTGCATGATATTTACGATCCGCATACGGATGAATTGTTGCTGGAAGCCGGTACCGAGATTTCTCCGGAAAAAGCACGCAAAATTGAAGCCGCAGGCATTGAATCGATCGAAATCCGTTCCGTACTGACCTGCGAAAGCAAACGCGGCTGTTGTGTGAAGTGCTATGGTAAGAACCTGGCTTCAGGTATCATGGCACAAAAAGGAGATGCTGTGGGCATCATTGCTGCACAGTCCATCGGCGAGCCGGGTACACAGTTAACCTTGCGTACCTTCCACGTGGGTGGTGTGGCAGGATCTGCTTCTGTTGATTCTACTTTAACGGCTAAGTTTGAAGGTACCATCCAGTTTGATGGGGTACGTTCTGTGGTTACTACCAATGCAGAAGGAGATGAGGTGCGCGTTGTAATTGGCCGTACCGGTGAAGCACGTATCATTGATACGAAAAATGACCGTTTATTAATTACGAACAATATTCCCTACGGTTCTACATTGCTGGTAAAAGATGGCCAGAAATTAAGCAAGGGAGATCCGATCTGTTCCTGGGATCCGTACAACAATGTGATCATTGCAGAAACGGATGGAGTCCTGAAGTTTGAAAACGTTATTGAAGGAGTTACTTACCGTGAGGAAGCGGATGAGCAAACAGGTCACCGTGAAAAAGTGGTGATTGAGACCCGTGATAAAACAAAAATCCCTTCCATTATTGTAGAAGGAAAAGAAAATAAGTCCTACAACTTACCAACAGGCAGCCACCTGATGCTGGATGATGGTGATGAGGTGAAGGCCGGCAGGGTACTGGTAAAAATACCCCGTATACTGGGTAAGCTGAAGGATATTACCGGGGGGCTTCCCCGTGTTACGGAATTGTTTGAAGCACGGAACCCGAGTAACCCGGCCGTTGTTTCAGAAATTGACGGGGTGGTGACCATGGGAGCTGTTAAACGCGGTAACCGGGAGATCATCATTGAAGCCAAGGATGGTGTTACACGGAAATACCTTGTACCGTTAACAAGACAGATCCTTGCGCAGGACGGTGACTTTGTAAAGGCCGGCAGCGCATTGAGCGACGGGCAGATCTCTCCGCAGGACATCCTGGCCATTCAGGGGCCATTTGCCGTACAACAGTATGTCGTAAATGAAATCCAGGAAGTATATCGCTTGCAGGGTGTGCGCATCAATGATAAGCACATCGAAGTGATCGTTCGCCAGATGATGCGTAAGGTAAGCATTGTGGATCCGGGTGATACGCGTTTCCTGGAAGATGACCTGGTAGACAAGTTTGAGTTTGTTGATGAGAACGACTTTGTATACGAGAAGAAAGTGATCACTGATCCGGGCGATTCTACCAAGTTGCGCGCCGGTCAGATCATCAGCCTAAGGGAATTACGCGAAGAAAATTCCATGCTGCGCCGTAACGACAAGAAGCCGGTTGAATTCCGTGATGCGCAACCCGCTACATCTGCACCAACGCTGTTGGGTATTACCAAAGCGTCTTTGGGTGTACAAAGCTGGATCTCTGCCGCTTCATTCCAGGAAACCACCAAGGTGCTTTCTTCTGCCGCCATCCATGGTAAAGCGGATGAAATGCTGGGATTAAAGGAAAACGTGATCACCGGTCATCACATCCCGGCAGGTACAGGCTTGCGTGAGTTTGAGAACATGATCGTTGGCAGCAAAGAAGAATATGAATTGTTGCAAACAGCACGTGAGGCAATGTCTTTTGACGAAGAAGAATAA